A window of the Corythoichthys intestinalis isolate RoL2023-P3 chromosome 6, ASM3026506v1, whole genome shotgun sequence genome harbors these coding sequences:
- the LOC130917073 gene encoding uncharacterized protein LOC130917073, translated as MEPAYQPSAPDRLHQMGEEVIQTLTKLATPLSPQPLVPEALVPVNPALAIDAPEPKIGNPECFHGDPTEVLRRLLENSLFVKAEKCEFHVRSVSFLGQIVAEESLQMDPTKVTAVTSWPVPENRKKLQQFLGFANFYRRFIRNYSTVASPFTALPSTKVPFRWTPAADKAFGTLKARFTSAPILQMPDPERQFVVEVDASEVGVGAVLSQCATSDGKLHPCAFYSRRLSAAEQNYDIENRELLA; from the exons GTGATCCAAACTCTCACCAAACTGGCAACTCCATTGTCACCACAGCCTCTGGTTCCAGAAGCCCTGGTTCCGGTAAACCCAGCCTTGGCTATTGATGCCCCCGAGCCAAAGATTGGCAACCCCGAATGCTTTCACGGCGACCCAACCGAG GTTCTGCGCCGTCTCCTGGAAAATTCCctgtttgtcaaagcagagaaatGTGAATTTCACGTCAGATCGGTATCATTTCTGGGACAGATAGTGGCAGAGGAAAGTCTTCAGATGGACCCTACAAAAGTGACGGCAGTAACATCCTGGCCTGTACCGGAGAACCGCAAAAAACTGCAACAATTCCTGGGCTTTGCCAACTTCTACAGACGATTCATCCGGAATTACAGTACAGTGGCATCTCCCTTCACAGCCCTTCCCAGCACAAAGGTTCCATTCAGGTGGACTCCAGCAGCCGACAAGGCCTTCGGGACGCTTAAGGCACGCTTCACTTCTGCCCCAATCCTCCAAATGCCCGACCCAGAGCGACAATTTGTGGTAGAGGTGGATGCGTCTGAAGTGGGGGTCGGAGCAGTGCTTTCACAGTGCGCAACATCGGACGGCAAGTTACATCCATGCGCCTTCTACTCTCGCCGACTGTCCGCGGCAGAGCAGAATTATGACATTGAGAATCGCGAGCTGCTGGCTTGA